One region of Miscanthus floridulus cultivar M001 chromosome 19, ASM1932011v1, whole genome shotgun sequence genomic DNA includes:
- the LOC136527042 gene encoding uncharacterized protein gives MMDAGGGGVRSQGVNPDCPNAANPFHRCADYCPVPAPAANKAASAAARGKPAPPRPRTTMVAQNGTAKHGDGAARVVPAADAEEEEEGGGEREESRAVNPGYLASKTSPPRQGPAPVLGYAAQNGTARRNDEGECEITVVDDSEERGESVEDYGAEEVSGGRTRTSVRSPATDGEVGGGRTRTSARSPATDGEAGGERQWQAVNSDCPNAANPFHRCAEYCPVPVPKVPPPPPPPRGYEGSTHGDPGALNPRPRRRDKGGSGGLPLYVFLREGSDGDGKKVDPRCPNAPNPFHVCTDHCLAKIADAGRSSEGARSPISLFSRHSRRSSSSSEDGSLKSPGSRKVDPKCPNAGNPFHECGEHCATKMQQAEQHKGVNIKSPRRKGGKNAAVIPNWKVDPRCPNASNPFHVCAQYCFDHLSETAQTSATKSDKRRGKDVSKDEQRGEINPDCVNASNPYHKCGDHCKRKG, from the exons ATGATGGACGCCGGAGGAGGAGGGGTGCGGTCGCAGGGGGTCAACCCGGACTGCCCCAACGCCGCTAACCCCTTCCACCGCTGCGCCGACTACTGCCCCGTCCCCGCCCCGGCCGCCAACaaagccgcctccgccgccgcgcgcGGCAAGCCGGCCCCGCCTCGTCCGAGGACGACGATGGTGGCGCAGAACGGGACAGCCAAGCACGGAGACGGCGCTGCGCGTGTCGTTCCCGCCGCCgacgcggaggaggaggaggagggcggaggCGAGAGGGAGGAGTCGCGGGCGGTCAACCCGGGCTACCTGGCCAGTAAGACGTCTCCGCCTCGTCAGGGGCCGGCGCCGGTGCTGGGCTACGCGGCGCAGAACGGGACCGCGCGCCGCAACGACGAGGGGGAGTGCGAGATTACCGTCGTCGATGACTCGGAGGAGCGAGGCGAGAGCGTCGAGGACTACGGAGCGGAGGAGGTCAGCGGCGGCAGGACCAGGACGAGCGTCCGGTCGCCGGCCACGGACGGGGAGGTCGGCGGCGGCAGGACGAGGACGAGCGCCCGGTCGCCGGCCACGGACGGGGAGGCCGGCGGAGAGAGGCAGTGGCAGGCGGTAAACTCGGACTGCCCCAACGCCGCCAATCCCTTCCACCGCTGCGCCGAGTACTGCCCCGTCCCCGTTCCCaaggtgccgccgccgccgccgccgccacgtggATACGAGGGGAGCACGCACGGCGACCCTGGCGCGCTGAATCCcaggccgcgccgccgcgacaAGGGCGGCTCCGGCGGCCTCCCCCTCTACGTCTTTC TGCGCGAAGGTTCCGATGGCGACGGCAAGAAGGTGGATCCCCGCTGCCCCAACGCGCCCAACCCGTTCCACGTCTGCACCGACCACTGCCTCGCCAAGATAGCCGACGCCGGCCGCTCGTCGGAGGGCGCCAGGTCGCCCATTTCCCTCTTCTCCCGCCACTCCCGCcgttcctcctcgtcctccgaaG ATGGTAGCTTGAAGTCCCCGGGGAGTAGGAAGGTGGATCCAAAGTGTCCGAATGCCGGCAATCCATTCCATGAATGTGGTGAGCATTGTGCCACCAAGATGCAGCAGGCAGAGCAGCACAAGGGGGTCAATATCAAATCACCACGAAGAAAAG GGGGAAAGAATGCTGCAGTGATTCCAAACTGGAAGGTTGATCCAAGGTGCCCTAATGCGTCCAATCCATTCCATGTGTGTGCCCAGTATTGCTTTGATCATCTGAGTGAAACAGCACAGACGAGTGCAACCAAGTCAG ACAAGAGAAGAGGCAAGGATGTTTCTAAAGATGAGCAAAGAGGAGAAATCAACCCTGATTGTGTCAACGCATCCAACCCCTACCACAAGTGTGGTGACCACTGCAAGAGAAAAGGGTGA